TCTTATTGATGATAATAGTTGCCCACTTTGTGACAATGACAATGAAACTGCTGATCATTTGTTTGGTTACTGCCAATTTACCACTGAGGTTTGGAGGCTTGCATGAGTCTCCAGTCCCATTGATTGGCAGGAAAGTTACTTGAAGGTCTTTAGAGAAATGTTCATTAATCAACCTTATGATAAAAATCTTTTTGAAAAAGTTTTTATTCTTTGTTGGCAAACCTGGAAAACAAGAAATGACATTGTCTTTAAAGATATAATTGTCACAACTTCAAAAGTCGTGGCAATTGCTACTAGTTACCAGAACGAAGTCTTGCTCACTGATGATGTTATTGAGGAGGGAATCAACCAAACCACTCCTACCACCATAGGGTGGTCTCCTGCTCTCAATTCACACATCAAGATCAATTTTGATGGCTCAGTTCAAGGGAATTCAGTTGCAGGAGGATATGTCTTCAGGAACCATGAAGGCAATGTTATTATTTCTGGAGTTAAAAGATTGGGAAGGACAACTATACCAACTGCTGAAGCTGTAGCGCTAAGAGATAGCTTAGTCAAAGCAAAAGAACAAGGTTACCATAATATCCAAGTGGAAAGCGACTCAAAACTGGTAATAGATGTTGTTAATGGGAGAATTAGCACCCCTTGGAGACTGCTCAAGATCATTCAAGATATCAAGAACATCGCAAGATCCTTCTCTTCTATTTCTTTCAACCATGTGTATGGAGAAACCAACTTTGTGGCGGACGCCATGGCTCATGAATGACATCAACTTCCAGATGGTCACATGTGGAGTAATAGAATTTCTAGCTCGGCTTCTAGAGCCTTGCTCTTTGATAATGTAAACTCGGGTTGTTCGAGAGGTTGCTCTTTGTAATTTTCTTTTTCGTATCATTTTGAGCATACTTTGGTTTACTTTATTTTTTGAGTTGGAAAATCCATTCCTTTACACAGTTTTAACAAAAAAGTACAATAACATTTAGCCCTTCAATACTGACATGTTCTAAAACCCATCACCTTTCTTAAATATGGTAGGAAAATGGTCAAACAAATGAAGTCTATATACGCCTATCATGTCCTATAGATCCTTATAAGGCCAAGCCCGACCAGGGCCGACCCTGAGATTTCGGAAACTCAAGACGAGTTATAGAATGAGGTTCGAGATGCTCATAAAACATGTTTGTAATTTTCAAAAATTATTTAGTTTCTTAGGATTCATTTTATCAATATTAACATTTCAAAATCATAGTACATAATAGCGTAATCAAATCAAAATGTTTGTAAAACCTTAAATTGATTTTACACCAAACACCATTCTAAAGAAAAGTTCGTACGTGAGCACGAGAAGGTCTTCCTTAGATGTAATTCCAAGATTAGAGGGACAATAGTCATTGAATGAAGGATGACTATATGCATGCCTATAGAGCATCTTAAGAAGAGAAGGGTTGCACGTCAATGAGGGCATTGACGTTGTAAGTGGGGGAGGGTGTCATGAGCCACACTAAAAGGCAGTGCCATCATGACACTATGTGGAGGTGATGCCCAAGAGAGGCGTGTCAATGGCAAACATAGAGGAAAAAGAGATGTTGATTAGCATGTCGAGTGGTAATGTCGTAATTAAGTGAAATTTCTAGTTCGAGGCACTTTGGCTTGAAATTTGGTAAAACGTTGAATACGGAAGTTATTCGGATTGTCAAAAAGAGTTCAACTTACTTAACGGTATATTTTTATGAGGTATTATGAATTAATTATGAAAGATAGTTCTCCTCCGTTTTTCCTCCTTCATTGTCAAAATTTGCATAATAGGCTCTATGGAGGGGCACCTGGTGTTTAGCTCTCTACCATCCTTAGTATTGGCCTTCATGGGGAACTAGGTGAGTCAATCCTAGGAACCCAAGAGTAGGGTCAATGTCATTACAAAGGGTATTGGCCTTCATGGGGAACTAGGTGAGTCAATCCTAGGAACCCAAGAATAGGGTCGATGTCATTACAAAGGGGTCGTATGCATCAACACGAATAACGAAGTCTCGTGGATATAGTATCATGCCGTAGCTAGGTGGGTGGTCCTTATGCCAGCGACATAGGAAAACATGTGGGATTATGGTAGATATGTCAGAACTCATGATGCTCATTGGCCATGAAATAAGCGAGATGGGCATGAGTTTGGGTTTGACCTTCCCCAAAGGGAAGTGATGCTACAAGCATAGAAGGGCGACATCGTGCTTGATGTATGGAAGCCAAAGGTGGTCATTTAGGATGAGTTGCCTACTTAAGCAGTATGCTAGCAAGCCAGACATGTGTTAGGACAATATGTAGGAGGTGAGCCATGATGGCGAATATCGCTAACATGCCTTGTTGGTGTGTTGGTGGCCTAATGAATGAGCCTTGCTAGCAAGCCTTTTGAGCATGTAATAAAGACACCAACAAGATGGGAAGCGAGCAGGAGCTGCCCATGAGCTGAGTGGGTCATAACGGTAGTTCTCACAAGGCCAGAAATGTGCACAAGCAAACGCGCGATGACCCTGCTAGTAAAGGCGAAGATCAACTAAGTCTCGGTATATTGTCATGCCACTTCTATAAGGTTGGCAGAAGTTGGGATGACATGGAAGCTTATCAATTGAGTGGGTGTCTTCAGGGCAACCATGCAAGGAAGCAATCAGTTAGTCACAAGATGTCAGACTCGTGTGTGAATAGCTTCCGTTGGTGAAATCTCATAGGAATGAGGACAAAGTGTGAAGGATTAGATTGACACAGGATGCGCACAGACAAAACAGAAAAAGGCTATATGGAAACTAGAAAGGATACTAGAAAGTCGGAGCATGACAAATAACACTACTAATATTTATATCAATTTGATTCAAAACGTACCCGTTTTGTAAGATTTTTTAAAATATATCTATGTACATGAACCAAGGACTAAAATATTGACAATTATGAAAATATCGGTGGTTCGAAGAAAGAAATTCTTAATAGATATATCGAGAAAATATCGAATATCGATGAAAATTTTACTAAAATTTTATATAAAAGTTGTATATTAGACTAAAAATATGGTAAATATAACCTATGGAAAAGATATAAAAATTAAAAATTTCAACAAAATATCCAGGATATGGCGGAGATTTTAGTCCTCCACCCCGAACCCCATTCCTTGCAGATTAGACTCGGAGATATGCCATCAAACTGAAAGGAAAGGATAAGGAGGAGCTGTGTTTCTGGCTCCTCGCAGACAATCAGTTCATAATGAAATATTCCCAAATCTTTAATTTCATTCTGCAGTAGCAGATTGCCTCTCTAGATCTTTCTCTCAGCGGCCGAAACTCAAAAACCTCAATCCCAGTCACCAAATCCAAAAAGGAGAATGGGGTCCAAGACGGAACGACGGAATTGCAGTCGGTGGTTCAGAGGAGGCGGCGGCGGGGGGGGCCTTCTATCATAGATCATTTCGATCTCAATGAATATGGATATGGAGGGACCTAATACCCTAGGCTTCTTCGGCTACACCCTCCTCAGGTACACACAAGTTATGGAATCTTCTATATGTTTATTGTCAAATTCTTTCATTGGATTATAAGTTGCTCGCTTTCTATTCCTTGGAGGGTAATTTTCCAAGTCTTTATCATACATTTGACTTTCCCTTGCTTCTGGAAGAGCAGACCATTCCAGCCCCTCGTCAGAGACGATACTCTCAAAATCAATAGTGGGTTGGGAAATTAGAATATAAATATGGATTCAATTTAGGTGCCTTTGCCGTGTAGCCGTTGGTGTTATGTGACTAGAACATCAAAATTTAAAGAGAGAAAACAGAGATAAGAGGCATTGTGTTAGTTTTTCTTCATTGAATATTTCAAAGTTGGACTACATATGAATAAAGACTCGGTGACTTGGTGTCGCCGCAACTATATTACTAGCTAGCAGGCTCATTTTTCATTTTCGTTACTGGTGATGAGCTGATTCCTGATCATTGAGCCTTCCTAGCTAAGCTAATATGAATTCCTCTGTGCTCTTCCAGTCCTCTTTGATTCCTTTGCTTTTGATCACTTCTTTTCTGTCTATCAATTTTCGATCAAGTGTGTGTGCTGATACAGCGGAGTATGGCAACTGCAGCCTACCTATTACCTGCGGGAGCGTCAAAAGCAACATCTCCTACCCCTTTTGGGGGTCCAACCGACCCGAATACTGTGGTAAATCTGGGTTTGAGGTCACATGCAACAACACTGTCCCGATGATCACCATGAAGAAAATCAATTTCAGAATTCTTGACATGAGCAATAGCACTACTACACCAACTCCGACTGTGACAGTTGCAAGGGAGGATTACTGGAATACTCTCTGTCCTCCGAGTTATATTGACACAGACCTCAATTTCTCTCTATTTGAGTATGCATCTGGCCCTCAAAACGTGTCTTTTTACTACGGATGCAATGCAGCTGGGAGTTCAGAGTTGTCACTTTTTACTAGTATCACGCATGAATGCAGTAGTACAGTGACCGTTTCCTTTCTCACAGAGAATCAAATTGCTAAGCTTCCTAATCCAACTCTCTTGGCCTCCTGTGCACCTGTGGTTGTGGTTCCAGTGTCTGCGGCAGCTGCTGAAGCACTTGACAAAAATGAAACATCAACTATCCAGAGTGCGGTAGATGGTGGTTTTGAATTGAATGTGCAGGATGATGATACTGTTCTTTGCAACGACTGTGTGGGCTCAGGAGGATTTTGTGGGCAAGACACTACTAATGCTGAGTTCATTTGCTATTGCCAAAATAGCACTTCAGCAAGCACATGTGTTTCAACTTCAGCACCTCCAAATTCAGCCACCAATTCATCAACAGGTATCAATTATATCCACGCTTCTCTCTGCCTATCAATATGTATTATTATCTCTTCTGCTCTTTGATTTCAGCAACTGGTAACCACAGTTAGGATTTAGATGCCCTTCTAGCTGATATTTAGGTAGCTGAATCGTTTAACCTCCCACATGGCCTTTAAGATTGTTTGGTCATATCCGTATCATATTATTGACCGTGGAGTTCATTAGTAATAACTAGTAAGTTACCAGCCCTGCAGCTGTTGACTTGATCATCCTTGCAATATGTTTGTGTTTGTTTTATAAGCTTTTAAGCAGCTTAAACTAGATAGATCGAGTTTTAGGTAACCAAAGTGAAAGGTTACCCACTTTTCAATTAAGGCGGCTGATTTGTTCAACAACCAATACAAAATATTTCGTGCCAAGTCCGCCCGCTTTGAAAGTTGACCCAAAAAATGATCTAGTTCACCATCATTTCCATTGACTAACACCATCAATTCTTAACCTTGCCAACAGAACCTTCTTATTTCTGAATAAATAAAAACTGTATTCACTAAGCTCCATCCTGACTTGTATTTTGTAATCACCCATCAGCTGAGATATGAAGGCACGACTTCATCTTTGATTAGGTTTAGATCCAACTAAAGCACACAGTCTCTCTCCCTCTCTTTCTCTCTCTAGAAATGCATCCCTATCTTCTCCTCCTGCAGCTCTTAGTAATACTAGCTGTGTTGTTATCTGGGGTACCAAAATCCTTGGGCGTCGATGATGATAGGTACCTCAACTGCAGCCAATCATTTCAATGTGCAAAGTTGGAGAACATCGGTTACCCTTTCTGGGGATCAAACCGGCCCGACTATTGTGGCTTCCCGGAGTTCAGGTTGAACTGCAGCGGTGATGCCCCGACTATCTCAATCCGGGAGCAAGAATTCCGAGTCCTTTCTATCAACCAGAGTCAAAGCACTCTCACTGTTGCTAGAGCCGATTATTGGAACAATGTTTGTCCCACGCCCCTTACCAATACCACCACCATAGATAATTCATCATCCCGTATTCTTCAATTTGCTTCGGATGTTCAACAACTCTTGCTCTTCTATGCTTGCCCCCCTCTTAATATTCCTCTCCCTCCTCAACTTACCAGCCAATTCAACTGCACCATAAACTCCACTGCCAATTCCATCAACTACTATGTCACGGAAGATCTCACCGATTTCGGGATCTCCAACATCAGTAGCTCCTTTGGAACGTGCAACACAACTGTCACCGTGCGTGTTTCTCAATCGGCAGCTTCCGATTTGGCTTTGAATACATCTGAGGAAAATCTAGCCGACGCGCTTGATTCCGGTTTCAATTTGATATGGGATGCAAGCAATAACTTGTGCCAACAATGTCAGGGCTCTGGTGGTCAATGCGGCTACAATACATCTTCAACTGAATTTACCTGTTATTGCAAGGATGGACCTAACCCCTCTAACTGCGCAGGTATGAATGCCACCAAGCAAACTAATTTCTTCTAGTTCTTCCCATGAATTCTTTGAGTCTATTAGCCATTTCTAAAGCCAGATTGATGATAGAGCAATCTGATATGCCAGTCACTCATATCGAACCATCGGTGATCACGTTATGGTACACTAACATAGTTATGTTAGTCTTACTCTGGTTTAACATTTGTTTGGCCGAAATGGACATGTTATCTGTATAGAACTACGGCACCGCTTATGCATAGGCCAAATCTCATACGGCAATGTAAGTTTTTTTCATTATAATGCATCTAAAAAACTAACTCCAAAATTCTACATGTCTATAATACTTTGTTTCTTTACGTCTAGAATCATTTTCTATTTTTGTGCAACACATTTAATCAAATTTTCTTTCTTTTTACCTCAGCTCTTTTGTTTCTTTGGGGTCGTATTGTTTGGCGCTGGCATTTCATAATGGCCAAAAAAACCTTTCTTAAGGATTTTGAATAACAAAATCAGAGTCGTTTTAAAATCTTATTAGCAGCTAAATAAATAGAATGTCAAATACAAAATTCAAGTAGTGACGTTATAAAGAGTGCATCCTTTCTTTTGTGCAGTTTCAGAAGACCAAATTGTTTCAAAAAAAAAAAAAAAGACCAAATAGGAATTCTCCTAAACAAATAGCCAGCCTCTTTTATTTGACCAAAGAATAAAGCCAGCGTTTTGATTACCAAAATACCCATCAATTATTGAAAAATATAATTAGTTTTTATATTTATTCATACTATAATAATTAAAGAAAGAAAATGCACATGAGAGCACAGATTTGGTGACCAGCGTCCAAAACTTTACAAGCTGCGCGATACTCACAACAGTCCAAGTCAAACCTGTATGGCCGCCCACTCAGTTCACCAAACCTCAAACCTTCACTAGTCACCAACAACAAGGCCATCTCTCTCTCTCTCTCTGCTTCCCAATGTTGGGTTCTCCGATCATCACCATCTTTTCTTTCTTCTTCGTCTTCTTCTACTGCGTCAACTTCACCACGTCCCTTTCTTCCAGTTCAAACCTCTCCAACTGCACAAAGACTTTCAACTGTGGCACACTCCAGAACCTCACTTACCCTTTCACCGGCGGCGACCGCCCCGCCTACTGCGGCCCTCCTGAGTTTCATATCAACTGTATAAACGACTTGCCGCAGCTGACCATCATGTCGCTCAACTACAGAGTTCTGACACTCGACCCAGCTGCTCAAACTCTGAGCTTAGCCCGCATGGACCTCTGGAACGAGACCTGCACGCATGAATTCGCCAACTCAAGTGTTGCTTCCGATGCCTTCATGTTCAGTGAGGATGATAACGTAGATGTTACTATTTTCTACGGTTGCAATTCTACTAGTATTGTGCCCAAGCCTGAGAATTGGTTTCACTGTGATATCAATCAGACTTTTGATGATGCGTACTACTTGATCGGTCCGGTTCCTCTCGATCCAATTATGAGCACATTTAAGTGCGTTATTGGCATTACGGTGCCGATTCTTAAAATCACGGCGGCTAAGCTCGTTGCCAACCGGTCTTTGTTTGAGCAATCAATCATGGATGGCTTCATTGCTAACTATACTAATCCCTACATCCATCAGTGCAAGAAGTGTCTTAATGTAAATGGGGAATGTGGGTTTGACTCCGATTCAAACCGGCCCGTTTGCATTTGTGGTGGTCGCCTGTGTGACCCAGCAGGTATCTGGTACTAGCATATAACATTATAACATCGTTCACTTTTCATTAACTTATATATGGTTCATCTAGTGATAATTTTCAAAGCCTGCATAGCTTGGTGACTTAATTAGTGAGTTCTGGATTTTTATTTCAGCTAGTGTTTTCGGAATGTGTCCACTTTATATGTCTTTCTTCGTTTTTCTTCTACTCACAAATATCAGCATAGGTATAGAATTGTTAACCTTAAACCATTTTCCTATTGGCCAGAAGTTAACAGTCATAGAAGGTCTCGAGTTTAGATTGATCACAGTTTATACTACTGTTCTTTGGTTTTTCTCCTTTGTGACAAAAGTATGATATAAACAATCCGCTTTTCTTTGTTGACACAAAAGAGGAATAATCTTTTGCGCATTGCGTTTCTCCTATAGAGTAATCCATATTTTGGAATAGCATCATTCACTAGTCTTATGGTCTCATAGTCTCTTGCATAGTGATCCTCATTCCTCCATAGTCAAGAGGCCAGCTAAATATAAATCAATGATCATTGGAAATGTGGAATTGTTAGAAATCATTGAATTACTGTTTCTTCTAAATAAGCAATGCTTAAAGGAATATGTAAGTTCCTTTCAAAAAATAAAATAAAGGAATATCTAAGTTACCGATTGTTGAGACTTGAATTTCATTTATGTTACGTCTCATAGATATATCATGTAGTCTTTTGGAGGCAGAAAATGATGTAATCTTTTAGTTCCCCAGACTTGTGTTCTCAGTGAGTGATTCCAAAACCCGTCGTTATCCGGTAGAGTGATTCCCAGTTCAACCCCCCTGTATCAATACTCTGCATAAACCTGCATCAGGTAGTATCAGAGTGTATAATTGATGAACGGGCGTTTACAATCTCATTGTCTGATAGTTTAGACACTGATTCCACATGTTCCTTTTATGACACACACACACACACACATATATATATATATATATATATATATATATAATAAATATATACGCGAGGGCGCGCCTCCACCCCAGCGGACTCCAGCAGCTTCCCCGACCACTTTCCATCCCCGGCGAGTCCGCCGAATTCCAATTTTCCGGCCAGATCACCCAAAACTTCAAACAAAGTCAATCTGACCGGAAAACTGGAATTCGGCGGACTCACCAGGGATGGAAAGTGGTCGGGGAAGCTGCTGGAGTCGGTTGGGATGGAGGCGCGCCCTCACCGGCCCCGTACGGTGGCGAACGGACGAAAATCCGCACCGTAAAACTGTGCGGACGTCCGCACCTGAGAAAAGTTCTATATATATATTATTCGTGCAGAGCCAATATCTAATACATATCTGCTGATACAGTTGAATTTTACTTATCTTGATAAACAAGTATTCAGCTTTCAACTAACAATTATTCATCTTTTGTTGTTGTTTCAGGAAAGTCTACAAGTATAAAAATAGGTAACTTCAATAATAACATACTGTAATGTTTCCATGAGTTGGTGATATTGAGAAGAAAATTGAGCAATATTATATCCTATTCTCAGGTTTTGCTGTTGGAGGTGCAATCCTTTTTGGTATTTTCGTGGGATTCTATGTATATTATTGCCTCCAGCGAAAGAAGAAACGTGCAGCAGAAGCTCAAAGCAAAGAGATTCCCACGCCACTTACAAGCAAAAGCACCGCTCCTCCCTCGACTAGTCTCTCACAATTTGAGAGCATCCCTTCTTATCCTTCCTTCACCTCAAAATCAAGGTCCGACCTTGGGAAAGCCAGCACTTACTTTGGAGTTCAGGTCTTCAGCTATGCTGAATTAGAGGAAGCCACCGAAAATTTCAACCCTGCTAAAGAACTCGGTGATGGAGGCTTTGGCACCGTTTACTATGGTTAGAAATACTTCGTTTTGCATCTCTATCAGTTACCAATATCCCTGTGCTTTGTAAAATATATTTTCTTATTTGTTTTTAGGTAAGCTACATGATGGTCGTGTAGTTGCTGTGAAGCGCCTTTATGAAAACAATTTCAAACGGGTGGAGCAGTTTATGAATGAGGTTGAGATCTTAACACGTCTCGAACACCAGAATCTTGTGAAGCTGTATGGATGCACCTCAAGACGTAGCCGAGAACTCCTCCTTGTCTATGAATATATTTCTAACGGAACAGTGGCTGACCATCTCCATGGAAAACGAAAGGAATCTGGCTTTCTCAGCTGGCCTGTTAGATTGAGCATCGCCATAGAGACAGCTGATGCACTAACTTTCCTTCATCGCAATGATGTGATACACCGTGATGTCAAAACCAACAATATACTCCTGGATGACGAATTTTGTGTGAAAGTTGCTGATTTTGGTCTGTCACGGTTGTTTCCCAATGATCAGACCCATGTGTCAACTGCTCCACAAGGGACGCCTGGCTATGTTGATCCCGAGTATTACCAGTGTTATCAACTCACTGACAAAAGTGATGTTTATAGCTTTGGGGTGGTCTTGATCGAGCTTATATCATCCTTACAAGCTGTGGACACCAACAGGCACCGGCATGATATAAATTTGGCTAACTTGGCTATCAACAAAATTCAAAATCATTTAGTGAATGAGTTGGTTGACCCTCTACTTGGGTATGACAAAGACTATTCTGTGAGGATAATGGCAACAGCTGTTGCAGAATTGGCCTTCCGGTGTTTGCAGCAGGAGAAAGATATGAGACCAACCATGGAAGAAGTACTGGAGGGTTTGAAAGCTATCCAAAATGAAGATCTTGGTGCACAAGAAAATGGGGTGGCAGAGGCAGTGGTCCTGGATATAGGAGCCGATGAAGTTGGCCTTTTGAGGAATTTGCCTCCCCCGCTCTCACCAGACTCAGTTGTCACTGATAAATTGGTTAGCAGCTCTCCCACAACTAGTTCCTTCTAGCACTTCCATTCCATATCCTTTTACTTTCCTGTCTTAATTTTGCGAGGTAATTGAGCTAGTAGTATTGTATACTGGCTGTCAAATTAGGATCGAGTGGGTTTAAACTTGTCATTGTTGTTCCATATCGACATGGTTTCTTGTTTTTATTTGTTGTTCATACAAGAGATATTACTAGCTGAATTTCTGTGCTGGGCATGTATATAATGAATGAAGCTGTTAGCAGTTGGAGTATCTTGTTTACCAAGCATTGCGATTTCTCCTAATTTTTTCTTGTTTCTTTTCATATATTTTCTAATGAATTTCAGGGTATGGTTTTCAAGTTGAAAAGATTTTGCCCTAAAATGTTTTTTTTTCTTCACCAGATTTTTAAAAGGTGGGACAGAACTATGTAACCCAAAGCCATGATGCTGGGGAGAGCAATCACACGCACGGAGGTAGCTGCCGTTGGCTAAATGAGACTGAACTTTAAATTAGATATATGGTTTCAACAACATCGATTTTGTTCCGGAGTCAGTGACAGCATTTGACATACGTTGGTTTCTAATAACTCGATACATGCTTAAGTGCCCGGTTCATTCGGAACTATTTTTCGGGCTTCTTACTTAATATAGTGAATACTGAATACATGTAACAATGTCTGTACAGGACGACATTTTTGTATTAATCAAAGGTTGAAAGTGGAAATTTCTACATTTGTAACTTTTACCAAATGTCTTGTAATTAACGATAGAGTTCACCTTGTCAATTAATTATGATATCGTCTTAGGGTCTGAAAGTCAACTCAACCTTCATCCAAAGTCGGATGGAGCACATAATGTCACCTCCCTCCACTGCTTTGAGTTGCGGAAACCTACGCAGAACTATAGAAAGCATTGGTTATACGTAATAAAATGGCTGCGACCTGTGAACTTACATTATAGAGGTTATTGGTTCGAATCTCACTAACATATTTAAATCTCATTGATTGTAGAGGTTATTAGTTCGAATCTCATTGACATATACATATGAGGTTGGTTTAAATCTTATTGTTATATAATATAAGGATGGGATGTGTTGAAAGATTTTAATAAACTAAGTAAAAAATTTAAAAGAAAGAACATAAGTAGCAAAATAATCATCATAACATAACAAGGCCCAACGTAACAAAAAAGACTAAACAAGGCCCAATCTTCAATTACCCAATCTTTAATCATCTCGGGCTTCATTTCCAAAAAAAAAAAAAATCATCTCGGGCTACGCTTGTGTTGTAACAGAACCATTGCAACTTTTACAAATTTGAAAATGTTTCATAACAACAGGAATATATCTATACCGACTATACACCAAAGAGTAATGCTAGAGACACCAAAATATTTTACAAAATTTGAATCCCAAATGATGTGGCATAAGCCACCTCAACGCTTTTATTTATCAATAATGCTGACATGGATTTTGGCTAATTTAAGAAAACAGTTTCTTCTTCTAAAAAAAAAAACAGTTTCTTGAATTAAAATATTAGAAAAACAAAATCAAAAAAGAGGAACAAGAAGAACCCTAATTCATCATTCAACGCCTTTGTGTCCCATAAATCACCATCCAAGCCTTCACTTTTTTATTCAGATCTACCAATGGGTTGTTGTCAGACTGATTGAGATCTATGTAGATTGTATGCTCTAAAGCTCTTATATTTATGTCTTTGTTTCTCATGAAAAACGTCTTCTTTCTAAAAAAAAAAAAAAAAAAAAAAAAAAAAACTACTTCACCTGATGATAGTATCAGTTCCCACGCATCCTAACTTTTTACGACCGGCTACCCAATATAATTGGAATTACCACTGTAATTATATGAAGTTTGTGGGATTTGTACTAAGCAAATTGTTAGATTGTTTGTCCATATATAATACCTGACGTACGTTCATGAATAAGGTTAATAACCTGATATGAAGAAGTCATCTCCAATTGGACTTGGAACAAACCTCTA
The window above is part of the Fragaria vesca subsp. vesca linkage group LG2, FraVesHawaii_1.0, whole genome shotgun sequence genome. Proteins encoded here:
- the LOC101298670 gene encoding probable serine/threonine-protein kinase At1g18390-like isoform 2 → MHPYLLLLQLLVILAVLLSGVPKSLGVDDDRYLNCSQSFQCAKLENIGYPFWGSNRPDYCGFPEFRLNCSGDAPTISIREQEFRVLSINQSQSTLTVARADYWNNVCPTPLTNTTTIDNSSSRILQFASDVQQLLLFYACPPLNIPLPPQLTSQFNCTINSTANSINYYVTEDLTDFGISNISSSFGTCNTTVTVRVSQSAASDLALNTSEENLADALDSGFNLIWDASNNLCQQCQGSGGQCGYNTSSTEFTCYCKDGPNPSNCAGKSTSIKIGFAVGGAILFGIFVGFYVYYCLQRKKKRAAEAQSKEIPTPLTSKSTAPPSTSLSQFESIPSYPSFTSKSRSDLGKASTYFGVQVFSYAELEEATENFNPAKELGDGGFGTVYYGKLHDGRVVAVKRLYENNFKRVEQFMNEVEILTRLEHQNLVKLYGCTSRRSRELLLVYEYISNGTVADHLHGKRKESGFLSWPVRLSIAIETADALTFLHRNDVIHRDVKTNNILLDDEFCVKVADFGLSRLFPNDQTHVSTAPQGTPGYVDPEYYQCYQLTDKSDVYSFGVVLIELISSLQAVDTNRHRHDINLANLAINKIQNHLVNELVDPLLGYDKDYSVRIMATAVAELAFRCLQQEKDMRPTMEEVLEGLKAIQNEDLGAQENGVAEAVVLDIGADEVGLLRNLPPPLSPDSVVTDKLVSSSPTTSSF
- the LOC101298670 gene encoding probable serine/threonine-protein kinase At1g18390-like isoform 3, coding for MNMDMEGPNTLGFFGYTLLSLPITCGSVKSNISYPFWGSNRPEYCGKSGFEVTCNNTVPMITMKKINFRILDMSNSTTTPTPTVTVAREDYWNTLCPPSYIDTDLNFSLFEYASGPQNVSFYYGCNAAGSSELSLFTSITHECSSTVTVSFLTENQIAKLPNPTLLASCAPVVVVPVSAAAAEALDKNETSTIQSAVDGGFELNVQDDDTVLCNDCVGSGGFCGQDTTNAEFICYCQNSTSASTCVSTSAPPNSATNSSTGKSTSIKIGFAVGGAILFGIFVGFYVYYCLQRKKKRAAEAQSKEIPTPLTSKSTAPPSTSLSQFESIPSYPSFTSKSRSDLGKASTYFGVQVFSYAELEEATENFNPAKELGDGGFGTVYYGKLHDGRVVAVKRLYENNFKRVEQFMNEVEILTRLEHQNLVKLYGCTSRRSRELLLVYEYISNGTVADHLHGKRKESGFLSWPVRLSIAIETADALTFLHRNDVIHRDVKTNNILLDDEFCVKVADFGLSRLFPNDQTHVSTAPQGTPGYVDPEYYQCYQLTDKSDVYSFGVVLIELISSLQAVDTNRHRHDINLANLAINKIQNHLVNELVDPLLGYDKDYSVRIMATAVAELAFRCLQQEKDMRPTMEEVLEGLKAIQNEDLGAQENGVAEAVVLDIGADEVGLLRNLPPPLSPDSVVTDKLVSSSPTTSSF
- the LOC101304542 gene encoding uncharacterized protein LOC101304542 is translated as MFINQPYDKNLFEKVFILCWQTWKTRNDIVFKDIIVTTSKVVAIATSYQNEVLLTDDVIEEGINQTTPTTIGWSPALNSHIKINFDGSVQGNSVAGGYVFRNHEGNVIISGVKRLGRTTIPTAEAVALRDSLVKAKEQGYHNIQVESDSKLVIDVVNGRISTPWRLLKIIQDIKNIARSFSSISFNHVYGETNFVADAMAHE
- the LOC101298670 gene encoding probable serine/threonine-protein kinase At1g18390-like isoform 1, whose translation is MNSSVLFQSSLIPLLLITSFLSINFRSSVCADTAEYGNCSLPITCGSVKSNISYPFWGSNRPEYCGKSGFEVTCNNTVPMITMKKINFRILDMSNSTTTPTPTVTVAREDYWNTLCPPSYIDTDLNFSLFEYASGPQNVSFYYGCNAAGSSELSLFTSITHECSSTVTVSFLTENQIAKLPNPTLLASCAPVVVVPVSAAAAEALDKNETSTIQSAVDGGFELNVQDDDTVLCNDCVGSGGFCGQDTTNAEFICYCQNSTSASTCVSTSAPPNSATNSSTGKSTSIKIGFAVGGAILFGIFVGFYVYYCLQRKKKRAAEAQSKEIPTPLTSKSTAPPSTSLSQFESIPSYPSFTSKSRSDLGKASTYFGVQVFSYAELEEATENFNPAKELGDGGFGTVYYGKLHDGRVVAVKRLYENNFKRVEQFMNEVEILTRLEHQNLVKLYGCTSRRSRELLLVYEYISNGTVADHLHGKRKESGFLSWPVRLSIAIETADALTFLHRNDVIHRDVKTNNILLDDEFCVKVADFGLSRLFPNDQTHVSTAPQGTPGYVDPEYYQCYQLTDKSDVYSFGVVLIELISSLQAVDTNRHRHDINLANLAINKIQNHLVNELVDPLLGYDKDYSVRIMATAVAELAFRCLQQEKDMRPTMEEVLEGLKAIQNEDLGAQENGVAEAVVLDIGADEVGLLRNLPPPLSPDSVVTDKLVSSSPTTSSF